The following proteins are encoded in a genomic region of Synechococcus sp. CBW1002:
- a CDS encoding cytochrome-c peroxidase translates to MPQVVRWSSLFVAVTRLVIVLILCLCSVPLAATAAVVEPIPPDASLLQLGQNRKLVALGKSIFEDENLSLKRNMSCATCHAIAAGGTAGSDLGNRLAGVHQGSAFQGFEFKPSAENALGFRNVQTSAYSALSPPLSRFYEGGSAIFVGGNFWDGRATGFMTGRASQEQATQPAIGTLEGQLPAPACIVYRVVHPPRKEQYPTTYQSIFGSRIDLIRWPKDIESQCESVTGSVRLDQATRHFSDDSLIQVAYTNIALALMAYEGSSEMSPFSSRYDAYIQHRASLSASEKRGLSLFNGKAKCALCHSAQTNINGVKPLFTDYTYDNLGIPRNPSNPIYRSSWINSQGEDWVDLGLGGFLLTQDSYRESASEEMGKFKVPTVRNVARKPDPQFVRAYMHNGYFKTLGQVIDFYNTRDVKPRCESSWTPVEDAERQGCWPEPEYPETVNKTELGNLKLSSAEQTDLVAFLAALSDQQR, encoded by the coding sequence GTGCCCCAAGTCGTCCGTTGGTCATCCCTGTTCGTCGCCGTTACCAGGCTGGTCATCGTCTTGATCCTCTGCCTATGCAGTGTTCCTCTGGCGGCCACTGCAGCCGTTGTTGAACCGATCCCTCCCGACGCCTCGTTGTTGCAGCTGGGTCAGAACCGCAAGCTCGTTGCTCTCGGGAAGTCGATCTTCGAGGATGAGAATCTGTCTTTGAAGCGAAATATGTCGTGTGCCACCTGTCACGCCATTGCCGCAGGGGGGACAGCAGGCTCCGATCTTGGTAATCGACTAGCTGGTGTGCATCAAGGTTCAGCCTTTCAGGGCTTTGAATTCAAGCCTTCGGCCGAGAATGCACTTGGTTTTCGCAATGTGCAGACCAGTGCCTACTCCGCTTTGAGTCCGCCATTGTCACGGTTCTATGAAGGCGGCTCAGCTATTTTCGTTGGGGGCAATTTCTGGGATGGACGCGCCACCGGTTTCATGACTGGACGCGCCAGTCAGGAGCAGGCGACACAACCAGCGATTGGCACCCTGGAAGGTCAGCTACCTGCTCCTGCCTGCATTGTTTACCGCGTTGTGCATCCACCACGCAAGGAACAGTATCCAACCACTTATCAGTCGATCTTTGGTTCGCGCATAGATCTCATCCGCTGGCCCAAGGATATTGAAAGTCAGTGTGAATCAGTCACGGGGAGTGTTCGACTAGATCAAGCGACACGGCACTTTTCGGACGACTCATTGATCCAGGTGGCTTACACCAACATTGCATTGGCGTTGATGGCTTATGAGGGCTCCAGTGAGATGAGCCCATTCAGTTCTCGCTACGATGCTTACATCCAACATAGAGCTTCGCTTTCTGCTAGCGAGAAGCGAGGTCTATCTCTTTTTAATGGCAAGGCAAAGTGTGCCTTGTGCCATTCAGCCCAGACCAATATTAATGGTGTCAAGCCTCTGTTTACAGATTATACGTATGACAATCTCGGAATTCCTCGTAACCCTTCCAATCCGATTTATCGCTCTTCTTGGATTAATAGCCAAGGTGAGGATTGGGTTGACTTAGGACTGGGAGGATTTCTTCTCACGCAGGATAGCTACCGTGAATCCGCTTCTGAAGAGATGGGTAAATTCAAGGTTCCAACTGTCCGTAATGTGGCACGAAAACCGGATCCTCAATTTGTTAGGGCCTACATGCATAATGGTTACTTCAAAACACTAGGGCAGGTTATTGATTTCTACAACACACGCGATGTTAAGCCGCGTTGTGAAAGTTCCTGGACGCCCGTAGAGGATGCAGAAAGGCAGGGTTGCTGGCCAGAGCCGGAATACCCAGAAACAGTCAACAAAACTGAGCTCGGCAACTTGAAGCTCAGTTCTGCTGAACAGACTGATCTCGTTGCTTTCCTTGCAGCACTGTCAGACCAACAGCGTTGA
- a CDS encoding IS110 family transposase — protein sequence MGEPISAGKRRARLKVINPRSAGIDVGSRFHVVAVPVELDPNPVRKFSSFTKDLIALAEWLLAVGISTIAMESTGIYWVPLYEILSGKGIDVFLVNARHAKNVPGRKTDINDAQWLQQLHSYGLVRASFRPDQKITELRSYLRQRDQLVRYRSSHQQHIQKALMLMNLQLHHVVRDISGLTGRRIIDAILSGERDPERLASLRDRRCKESAATIAAALEGNYQDDHLFSLKIAVELFDTYSEKIRACELAAQSLMTELAGSDYQDPGSQPGDWKICGHGFAFNPTHLIQALSGHNLLRLPGLGPTTVLTLISECGLDMKRWPSAQHFVSWLGLSPQNRISGGKVLSSRTRQGTTRAGSAFWMAAVPLGRTNTALGAFQRRLAARAGKSKALIATARKLAILYYKTLRDGLVYQDPGAAAYQEESRDRQIRGLQRRAIALGFQLVASA from the coding sequence ATGGGAGAACCAATTTCAGCAGGCAAGCGCCGAGCTCGTCTGAAAGTCATTAACCCTCGTTCCGCTGGAATTGATGTCGGCAGTAGATTCCACGTTGTTGCTGTTCCTGTCGAGCTTGATCCGAATCCCGTCCGCAAGTTTTCAAGCTTCACAAAGGATCTAATCGCACTCGCCGAATGGCTGCTGGCAGTTGGAATTAGCACCATTGCCATGGAGTCCACTGGAATCTACTGGGTTCCGCTTTACGAGATTCTCTCTGGCAAAGGCATTGACGTCTTTCTTGTTAATGCCAGGCACGCCAAGAATGTTCCGGGCCGCAAGACGGATATCAACGATGCACAATGGCTTCAGCAGCTCCACAGCTACGGCCTGGTGAGAGCAAGCTTTCGTCCAGACCAAAAAATCACAGAACTACGCTCATATCTGCGGCAGCGTGATCAACTTGTTCGATACCGCTCGTCTCATCAGCAACACATCCAGAAGGCGCTGATGCTTATGAATCTTCAGCTTCATCATGTTGTCAGAGATATCAGCGGACTAACCGGTAGGCGAATCATCGATGCCATACTTTCAGGTGAGAGGGACCCCGAAAGACTCGCTTCTCTCCGAGACAGACGCTGCAAGGAGAGCGCGGCAACAATTGCGGCTGCTCTTGAGGGGAACTACCAAGACGATCACTTGTTCTCTTTGAAGATCGCAGTTGAGCTCTTTGACACCTATTCAGAGAAGATCAGGGCCTGCGAGCTTGCGGCACAATCATTGATGACAGAGCTTGCCGGCTCGGACTATCAAGATCCAGGCAGTCAACCTGGGGATTGGAAGATATGCGGACATGGCTTTGCATTTAACCCAACCCACCTAATTCAAGCCTTGTCAGGCCACAATCTTCTAAGGCTTCCGGGATTAGGACCAACAACAGTTCTCACGCTCATTAGTGAGTGTGGGTTGGACATGAAGCGCTGGCCCAGTGCCCAGCATTTTGTGTCATGGCTGGGACTCAGTCCTCAGAACAGGATCTCAGGGGGAAAGGTACTTTCTTCACGAACACGACAGGGCACTACGCGAGCAGGTAGTGCCTTTTGGATGGCTGCCGTACCGCTGGGAAGAACGAATACTGCACTGGGTGCTTTTCAACGTCGTCTGGCAGCACGTGCCGGAAAGAGTAAAGCATTAATTGCTACTGCCCGAAAGCTTGCCATTCTTTACTACAAGACGCTCCGTGATGGTTTGGTATATCAGGATCCCGGTGCTGCCGCATATCAGGAGGAATCAAGGGATCGTCAGATTCGTGGTCTCCAGCGACGCGCCATTGCCCTTGGTTTTCAACTTGTTGCCTCTGCTTGA
- a CDS encoding transposase produces the protein MQPPYDAALREAVRLRMSPPNLESVAEIARDTGITAQTIYNWRSQWQKQGQLVPATNRPPEQWSAADKLAAVIQAAGLNGSELGSFCRERGLYPKQVARWRQAAEDANGPSAPSMADQRELQRKNQELVRRNRQLERELQKKEKALTEAATLLMLSKKFNQIFQPDEDP, from the coding sequence ATGCAACCGCCCTATGACGCCGCTCTGCGGGAAGCCGTCCGCCTGCGGATGAGCCCTCCGAACCTTGAGAGCGTGGCTGAGATCGCCCGCGACACCGGGATCACGGCGCAGACCATCTACAACTGGCGGAGCCAGTGGCAGAAGCAGGGCCAGCTGGTGCCTGCCACGAACCGGCCGCCGGAGCAGTGGAGCGCTGCCGACAAGCTGGCAGCCGTGATCCAGGCCGCAGGACTGAACGGAAGCGAGCTCGGGTCGTTCTGCAGGGAGCGGGGGCTGTACCCCAAGCAGGTTGCCCGTTGGCGCCAGGCCGCCGAGGATGCCAATGGCCCCAGCGCGCCGAGCATGGCTGATCAGCGGGAACTGCAACGCAAGAATCAGGAACTGGTCCGGCGGAATCGCCAGCTGGAGCGTGAATTGCAGAAGAAAGAAAAAGCACTGACAGAAGCGGCGACGTTGTTGATGCTCTCAAAAAAGTTCAACCAGATCTTTCAACCGGACGAGGATCCTTGA
- a CDS encoding IS3 family transposase, which yields MIPSGDRGAIVALLQEGISRGLSAKAIADLFGLATRTLRRWGLMIRTQGFSCDQRKGASRHVMHRFSEEERQQVLSTVNDPRFADLTPGQIVAILAEEGVYVGSESTIYRIMRQEGLLNHRGRSRPPREPREPPVLEATGIHQVLAWDITLLPGPAKGQFYYLYMVMDVWSRRILGVEVHDRECGELAKHFFDRVCRDEGISSGSTTILHADNGAPMRSYTLAAKLAELGISLSFSRPRVSNDNAYVESWFRTMKYHQSYPVRRFRDLLSVRAWVDGFVDWYNAEHRHSGIKYVTPNQRHYGEADAICRVRQQTYEQARAQHPRRWARPPRDWAQPTVVRVNHPRPQDTVAA from the coding sequence TTGATTCCGTCTGGCGATCGCGGTGCGATCGTCGCGCTTCTACAGGAAGGCATCAGTCGTGGCCTTTCGGCCAAGGCCATTGCTGATCTTTTCGGCCTGGCGACACGCACGCTGAGGCGATGGGGCTTGATGATTCGGACCCAGGGATTCAGCTGCGATCAACGCAAGGGAGCGTCCAGGCATGTCATGCATCGTTTCAGCGAGGAGGAGCGCCAACAGGTGTTGTCCACTGTCAACGATCCACGCTTTGCCGATCTCACGCCTGGTCAGATCGTGGCGATCCTTGCCGAGGAGGGAGTCTACGTGGGATCGGAGTCAACGATTTACCGCATCATGCGCCAGGAAGGCCTGTTAAATCATCGCGGCAGGAGCCGCCCACCGCGGGAGCCAAGAGAGCCACCCGTGCTGGAGGCAACGGGCATCCATCAAGTGCTGGCCTGGGATATCACCCTGTTGCCGGGGCCTGCGAAGGGTCAGTTCTACTACCTTTATATGGTGATGGATGTGTGGAGCCGGCGCATCCTTGGCGTTGAGGTGCACGATCGTGAATGCGGCGAACTGGCCAAGCACTTCTTTGATCGTGTCTGCCGTGATGAAGGGATCAGCTCGGGGTCGACCACGATCCTGCACGCCGATAACGGAGCACCCATGCGCTCCTACACCTTGGCCGCCAAGCTGGCCGAGCTCGGCATCTCCCTGTCATTCTCGCGGCCGCGGGTGAGCAATGACAACGCCTACGTTGAGTCATGGTTCCGAACCATGAAATATCACCAGAGCTATCCAGTGCGTCGTTTCCGGGATCTTCTCTCAGTGCGTGCCTGGGTCGATGGTTTTGTTGACTGGTACAACGCTGAGCATCGTCACAGCGGCATCAAGTATGTGACGCCCAATCAACGTCACTACGGAGAAGCTGACGCGATCTGCAGAGTCCGTCAGCAGACCTATGAGCAGGCGCGTGCGCAACATCCACGCCGCTGGGCCAGGCCACCTCGCGATTGGGCTCAGCCAACAGTCGTGCGGGTCAACCATCCCAGACCGCAGGACACTGTCGCTGCTTGA
- a CDS encoding IS5 family transposase has protein sequence MSGSLQLGFSDYEQVYAKKKTRRQIFLDEMEATIPWNNFHALIRPVYHQPSAKGGRPPFPLEVMLRIHLLQQWFTLSDPLMEEMLIDTPCFRRFVGIDMVSERIPDETTILNFRHLLEEHGIGEQIFEAVKQALKDQGALLQEGTILDATIIHAPSSTKNKKCERDPEMHSVAKGNQWFFGMRCHIGVDAASGLVHSVVSTAANVHELNTATERLHGEEKMVYGDSGHLGIEKREEFADSPCQFRIAMRPGQRRALPDTAEGRLEDLFETAKAHLRAKVEHPFRVIKRQFGFQKTRYRGIKKNDHKLKMLFALANLYKIRQRRPATA, from the coding sequence GTGAGCGGATCACTTCAGCTGGGGTTCAGCGATTACGAGCAGGTCTACGCCAAGAAGAAGACGCGGCGGCAGATCTTCCTCGACGAGATGGAAGCGACGATCCCCTGGAATAACTTCCATGCACTGATCCGTCCGGTTTACCACCAGCCATCTGCCAAGGGAGGCAGGCCGCCGTTTCCGTTGGAGGTGATGCTGCGCATTCACTTGCTGCAGCAGTGGTTCACGCTGTCGGATCCGTTGATGGAGGAGATGCTGATCGACACCCCCTGTTTCAGGCGCTTTGTGGGGATCGACATGGTCTCTGAGCGGATTCCAGATGAGACCACGATTCTGAATTTTCGTCATCTGCTCGAGGAGCACGGAATCGGCGAGCAGATTTTCGAGGCGGTCAAGCAGGCGCTCAAGGATCAAGGCGCCCTGCTGCAGGAGGGGACGATCCTCGATGCCACGATCATCCACGCCCCCAGTTCCACCAAGAACAAGAAGTGTGAACGGGACCCGGAGATGCACTCGGTGGCCAAGGGGAACCAGTGGTTTTTCGGCATGCGTTGCCATATCGGAGTGGATGCGGCCTCAGGCTTGGTCCACTCCGTGGTCAGCACCGCCGCCAATGTGCATGAACTGAACACCGCCACCGAGCGGCTGCACGGCGAGGAGAAGATGGTCTACGGAGATTCAGGCCATCTCGGCATTGAGAAGCGCGAGGAATTCGCAGACAGTCCGTGCCAGTTCCGGATCGCCATGAGGCCAGGCCAGCGCCGTGCGCTACCCGATACGGCGGAGGGAAGGCTGGAGGATTTGTTTGAGACGGCCAAAGCTCACCTGCGAGCCAAGGTGGAACATCCCTTTCGGGTGATCAAACGACAATTCGGCTTCCAGAAGACGCGCTACCGAGGCATCAAGAAGAACGATCACAAGCTCAAGATGCTGTTCGCCCTGGCCAACCTCTACAAGATCAGGCAACGAAGACCAGCAACAGCATGA
- a CDS encoding IS110 family transposase, translating to MIGVDTHKDIHVAVALAPNGGRLGDFRIPTTRRGYDELMTWTEQFGYTPVFAVEGTGSFGAGLCRELVDAGYEVVEVNRPDRSTRRRLGKNDAIDAEAAARAWIAGTATVTPKAGGERVEMIRMLKCAKDSATGSRTRAINQIKAILVTAPAALRERLEPLHRSALIRACSALRPGPLDAPLAAAKRALRTLARRVLALEVEIAGLRDDLDQLTQAVCPALRQTFGVGVDNAATLLTATGDNPERLRSDASFAALCGVNPLPASSGKTHRHRLNRGGNRQANAALHRIAVVRLRWDEQTQAYAERRTEEGLSKAEILRCLKRFIAREVFRILMGGPAVRLKKA from the coding sequence GTGATCGGCGTCGACACCCACAAGGACATCCATGTGGCTGTGGCCCTGGCTCCCAACGGCGGCAGGCTCGGCGACTTCCGGATTCCCACAACCCGAAGGGGCTATGACGAGCTGATGACCTGGACTGAGCAATTCGGCTACACGCCGGTCTTTGCCGTCGAGGGCACCGGTTCTTTCGGAGCCGGGCTGTGCCGTGAGCTTGTCGATGCTGGCTACGAGGTCGTCGAGGTGAACCGCCCCGATCGCTCCACCAGGCGCCGCCTCGGCAAGAATGACGCCATCGATGCCGAGGCCGCTGCCCGAGCGTGGATCGCCGGCACGGCCACGGTGACACCCAAGGCAGGCGGCGAAAGGGTGGAAATGATCCGGATGCTCAAGTGCGCCAAGGATTCGGCCACCGGCAGCCGCACCCGGGCGATCAACCAGATCAAAGCGATTCTGGTGACCGCTCCGGCGGCCCTGCGCGAGCGGCTGGAGCCTCTGCACCGCAGCGCCCTGATCCGGGCCTGCTCGGCCCTGAGGCCAGGCCCGCTGGATGCTCCGCTGGCCGCCGCCAAACGGGCACTGCGAACCCTGGCTCGCCGGGTTCTGGCCCTGGAAGTGGAAATCGCAGGGTTGCGGGACGACCTTGATCAGCTCACCCAGGCTGTTTGTCCCGCTCTGCGCCAGACCTTTGGCGTGGGAGTCGACAACGCCGCCACTCTGCTCACCGCGACTGGGGATAACCCGGAGCGCCTGCGCAGCGACGCCAGTTTTGCAGCGCTCTGCGGCGTTAATCCCCTACCAGCAAGCTCTGGTAAGACCCACCGACATCGCCTGAATCGGGGCGGCAACCGTCAGGCCAATGCGGCACTGCACCGGATCGCGGTGGTGCGGCTGCGATGGGACGAGCAGACCCAGGCCTATGCCGAGCGTCGAACAGAGGAGGGGCTCTCGAAAGCGGAGATCCTCCGCTGCCTCAAGCGGTTCATTGCCCGCGAGGTGTTTCGAATCCTCATGGGTGGTCCAGCCGTGCGGTTGAAGAAGGCATGA
- a CDS encoding fatty acid desaturase: MTHGPATAPVLSSPLPPAQTPPAKPSAHATGITRADFELKPFMTPSNWIASWQILNTLVPLGLLWWVAVWSLQQAPLLLLPVIALMVLLLARCFSLMHDCGHNALFRSRRVNRAVGFLLGIVCGIPQLPWSRGHAFHHRHNGNWERYQGPSALITTEAYGALSPSQQRWYGRIRQPLMLFPGGFFYLVIKPRVALLLGLLDVARQGSTRHWHSPEECRDLALNNLAVVGLWVGMGWWIGAGPFWLIYSPVMACAAAIFICIFFVQHNFPGSYAHASEGWSEMAGCLEGTSDLDLPALFNWFSADIGCHAIHHLSSAIPNYRLRACQQRNQHLLNGVRRLRLGDIPICFDYILWDPAAERLATVPAPAQ, encoded by the coding sequence TTGACCCATGGCCCCGCGACGGCTCCAGTTCTGAGCTCCCCCCTGCCGCCAGCGCAGACGCCGCCGGCCAAGCCAAGCGCACACGCCACGGGCATCACCAGGGCCGACTTCGAGCTCAAGCCCTTCATGACGCCCTCCAACTGGATCGCCAGCTGGCAGATCCTCAACACCCTGGTGCCACTTGGCCTGCTCTGGTGGGTGGCGGTGTGGAGCCTGCAGCAGGCGCCGTTGCTGCTGCTGCCGGTGATCGCCCTGATGGTGCTGCTGCTGGCCCGCTGCTTCTCGCTGATGCACGACTGCGGCCACAACGCCCTGTTCCGCAGCCGCAGGGTGAACCGCGCCGTTGGTTTTCTGCTCGGCATCGTCTGCGGCATCCCGCAGCTGCCCTGGTCGCGCGGCCATGCCTTTCACCACCGGCACAACGGCAACTGGGAGCGCTATCAGGGGCCGTCGGCCCTGATCACCACCGAGGCCTACGGCGCGCTCAGTCCGTCGCAGCAGCGCTGGTATGGCCGGATTCGCCAGCCGCTGATGCTGTTTCCCGGCGGGTTCTTCTATCTGGTGATCAAGCCCCGCGTGGCCCTGCTGCTGGGTCTGCTGGATGTCGCCCGTCAGGGGTCGACCCGGCACTGGCACAGCCCCGAGGAATGCCGCGATCTGGCCCTCAACAACCTGGCGGTGGTCGGCCTGTGGGTCGGCATGGGCTGGTGGATCGGCGCCGGGCCCTTCTGGCTGATCTATTCACCGGTGATGGCCTGCGCCGCCGCCATCTTCATCTGCATCTTCTTCGTGCAGCACAACTTCCCGGGCTCCTATGCCCATGCCAGCGAGGGCTGGAGCGAAATGGCCGGCTGCCTGGAAGGCACGAGCGATCTGGACCTGCCGGCCCTGTTCAACTGGTTCTCGGCAGACATCGGCTGCCACGCCATCCACCACCTCAGCTCCGCCATCCCCAACTACCGGCTGCGGGCCTGCCAGCAACGCAATCAGCATCTGCTCAACGGCGTCAGGCGCCTGCGGCTGGGCGACATCCCCATCTGCTTCGACTACATCCTCTGGGATCCGGCTGCTGAGCGGCTGGCCACCGTGCCCGCCCCTGCCCAGTGA
- a CDS encoding substrate-binding domain-containing protein encodes MSRLSRRRFLSLGIGAVAVLLAAAPVPGLRRPLLVVVGSELEASLRQIEPLFETRHGDIDLRWRVLGAQDMINASIDGGPERPRVLIPSNRDQLESYAGAVQARGEGPAFRGSPQPIARTLLVAVAWPERAKRLFPDGRFSWERLRAAARAGRWQAIGGPPAWGSIDLRMTDPLRSNSGQLTLALWARDQPGSEAVALLKRAIYRPARSTDILLSEFVSGGPNQGDLAFVYEAPALQRQGEAEGRWPGGYRMLFPDPTMETVLAAGVRRGEGQGREADGSRFVAFLLGAEGRAVLNRHGFRDAAGQGGSPAGDRVRRLPPPSPGALEDLLRQWQSVP; translated from the coding sequence GTGAGTCGTCTGAGCCGACGCCGCTTCCTCTCCCTGGGCATCGGCGCTGTGGCGGTGCTGCTGGCTGCCGCCCCGGTACCGGGTCTGCGGCGTCCCTTGCTGGTGGTGGTGGGATCGGAGCTGGAGGCCTCGCTGCGGCAGATCGAACCGCTGTTCGAGACGCGCCATGGCGACATCGACCTGCGCTGGCGGGTGCTGGGTGCCCAGGACATGATCAACGCCAGCATCGATGGCGGCCCGGAGCGCCCGCGGGTGCTGATCCCCTCGAACCGCGACCAGCTCGAGAGCTACGCCGGGGCGGTGCAGGCCCGGGGCGAAGGACCGGCCTTCCGCGGCAGCCCGCAGCCGATCGCCCGCACGCTGCTGGTGGCGGTGGCCTGGCCGGAACGGGCCAAGCGGCTGTTCCCCGATGGCCGGTTCTCCTGGGAGCGGCTGCGGGCTGCCGCGCGGGCCGGTCGCTGGCAGGCGATCGGCGGTCCGCCCGCCTGGGGCAGCATCGATCTGCGCATGACCGATCCGCTCCGCTCCAACTCGGGCCAGCTCACCCTGGCGCTCTGGGCCCGCGACCAACCGGGCAGCGAGGCGGTGGCGCTGCTGAAGCGGGCCATCTACCGGCCGGCGCGCTCCACCGACATCCTGCTGAGCGAGTTCGTCAGTGGCGGACCCAACCAGGGGGATCTCGCCTTTGTGTACGAGGCCCCGGCCCTGCAGCGCCAGGGCGAAGCCGAGGGGCGCTGGCCGGGGGGCTACCGGATGCTGTTTCCCGATCCCACCATGGAGACGGTGCTGGCCGCAGGCGTGCGCCGGGGCGAAGGCCAGGGGCGGGAAGCCGACGGCAGCCGCTTCGTGGCGTTTCTTCTGGGCGCCGAGGGTCGTGCCGTGCTGAACCGCCATGGCTTCCGGGATGCGGCCGGTCAGGGCGGCAGCCCCGCCGGCGATCGGGTGCGCCGCCTGCCGCCCCCCTCCCCCGGAGCCCTCGAAGACCTGCTGCGCCAGTGGCAGAGCGTTCCATGA
- a CDS encoding VWA domain-containing protein, whose amino-acid sequence MRFSSLVPCGVVRRRPYCHRHRHRHRHRHRCTAAALLLLAPLAGCGSGPGQEIAIPMLVGSALGGFCEQAAAAIARQPPRLDDGTRVQLRCRAAGSGDVVSEIERHARAVLQGGAPADDPSIPVLLSVDGEIYQELLRYRLQQLAPSRDLIPAPADAPALASSPMVFMTTPALAKGLQRSDPYQALARSTDHRQLDPAGPSQLIRFVHTAPTRSNSGLQTLVAMFAEVAGKPPEALTLADVSRHAAGVAAIQRHITRYGSSTDELARAMQRNGPFWASVASVYESSVVGVNSRRSGSEEVLQAVYPAATYASTMRAILPNAPWVSPQEKAAAELLIERLQSPEIQKLAADQGLRPANPAVPASRVVAAYGADPRAVYDSLRAPRPAVVEAMIRTWRDLVKKPSRVALVVDSSGSMSGEKLPSAQRSLQAYLAAIGPRDTVGLFDFDNRLPEPVVIRGGPADAAKGQAFVAGLVADGGTRLHDAVSGARDWLRRSHKPGEILAVVVLTDGRDQGSRLGLDALKAELKRSGFGGDERIGVFTIGYGNPGDFDADVLRQIAESNGGEFTQGNPESILRRMEDLQMAF is encoded by the coding sequence ATGCGCTTCTCCAGCCTGGTGCCCTGCGGTGTGGTCCGCCGCCGCCCCTACTGCCACCGCCACCGCCACCGCCACCGCCACCGCCACCGTTGTACCGCCGCCGCTCTGCTGCTGCTGGCTCCCCTGGCGGGCTGCGGCAGCGGGCCGGGGCAGGAGATCGCCATCCCGATGCTGGTGGGCAGCGCCCTGGGCGGCTTCTGCGAGCAGGCCGCCGCCGCCATCGCCCGCCAGCCGCCCCGGCTCGACGACGGCACCCGGGTGCAGTTGCGCTGCCGCGCCGCCGGCAGCGGTGATGTGGTGAGCGAGATCGAGCGCCACGCCCGGGCCGTGCTGCAGGGCGGTGCTCCGGCCGATGACCCGTCGATCCCGGTGCTGCTCTCGGTGGATGGCGAGATCTACCAGGAGCTGCTGCGCTACCGGCTGCAGCAGCTGGCCCCCAGCCGCGATCTGATTCCGGCTCCGGCCGATGCCCCGGCCCTGGCCAGCAGTCCGATGGTGTTCATGACCACCCCGGCCCTGGCGAAGGGACTGCAGCGCTCCGATCCCTACCAGGCCCTGGCCCGCAGCACCGACCACCGCCAGCTGGATCCGGCGGGGCCGTCGCAGCTGATCCGCTTCGTGCACACGGCGCCGACCCGCTCCAATTCCGGCCTGCAGACCCTGGTGGCGATGTTCGCGGAGGTGGCCGGCAAGCCCCCTGAAGCACTCACCCTGGCGGACGTGAGCCGCCATGCCGCCGGTGTGGCGGCGATCCAGCGGCACATCACCCGCTACGGCAGCTCCACCGATGAACTGGCCCGGGCGATGCAGCGCAACGGCCCCTTCTGGGCGTCGGTGGCCTCGGTCTATGAGTCGTCGGTGGTGGGGGTGAACAGCCGACGCAGCGGCAGCGAGGAGGTGCTGCAGGCCGTGTACCCGGCCGCCACCTACGCCAGCACCATGCGGGCGATCCTGCCGAACGCGCCCTGGGTGTCGCCCCAGGAGAAGGCGGCGGCAGAGCTGCTGATCGAGCGGCTCCAGAGCCCGGAGATCCAGAAGCTGGCGGCGGATCAGGGGTTGCGTCCCGCCAATCCGGCCGTGCCGGCCTCCCGGGTGGTGGCGGCCTATGGCGCCGATCCGCGGGCGGTCTACGACTCCCTGCGGGCGCCGCGCCCGGCGGTGGTGGAGGCGATGATCCGCACCTGGCGGGATCTGGTCAAGAAACCCTCGCGGGTGGCCCTGGTGGTGGACAGCTCCGGCTCGATGAGCGGCGAGAAACTGCCCTCCGCCCAGCGCAGCCTGCAGGCCTACCTGGCCGCCATCGGCCCGCGCGACACCGTGGGTCTGTTCGACTTCGACAATCGCCTGCCGGAGCCGGTGGTGATCCGTGGCGGTCCGGCTGATGCCGCCAAGGGCCAGGCCTTTGTGGCCGGGCTGGTGGCCGATGGCGGCACCCGCCTGCACGATGCCGTGTCCGGTGCCCGCGACTGGCTGCGCCGCAGCCACAAGCCCGGCGAGATCCTGGCGGTGGTGGTGCTCACCGATGGGCGTGACCAGGGCTCGCGCCTCGGCCTCGACGCCCTCAAGGCCGAGCTGAAGCGCAGCGGTTTCGGCGGCGACGAGCGCATCGGTGTGTTCACGATCGGCTACGGCAACCCCGGTGATTTCGACGCTGACGTGCTGCGCCAGATCGCTGAGAGCAACGGCGGCGAGTTCACCCAGGGCAATCCCGAGAGCATCCTGCGCCGGATGGAGGATCTGCAGATGGCCTTCTGA